The sequence GGCCAGATCAATGGTTCATCCGGCTACGAAGAGGCAGCCGCCCAAGGCATCATGGCAGGCATCAATTGCTACCTAAAACTTGAGGGCAAGGAGCCCTTCATTATAAAGCGCAGCGAGGGCTACATCGGTGTTTTGATCGACGACCTTGTGACTAAAGGCACAAACGAGCCGTACCGTATGATGACAAGCCGCTGTGAATATAGACTAAGTCTAAGGCAGGACAACGCGGACATGCGCCTTACAGAGTACGCATATAAGATAGGTCTTGCATCCGAAGAGCGTTACAATAGGATGCTTGCTAAGAAGGAGCGCATCGAAGGCGAGCTTGAAAGGATGAGAGCGAAGTCCATCGGCCCAAAAGACGAGACAAACGCCTACCTTGAAAGCCTTGGAACAGCGGCACTTAAGACCGCAGCCACACTTGAGGAGCTTCTTCGCCGCCCAGAGATACATTACAGTGACCTTGCTAAGTTTATGGAACTCGCACTAGATAAGAAGGATGAAGTGCTTGAGCTCGAGACAATCGTCAAGTACGACGGCTACATCAAGAAGCAAAATAAAGAGATCGAGAACTTCTTAAAGATGGAAGAACGCTCACTAGTAGATTTTGACTATAGCCTAGTCAAGGGACTTAAGATCGAAGCGAAGGAAAAGCTAGAAAAGTTTAGACCATCAAACCTTGGTCAAGCATCGAGAATTAGCGGCGTTACACCAGCTGACATCAACAACATCATCATCTACATGGAAGTAAATAAACGCAAATGATATACATTATTTTAGTTTTGCTGCTACTCGCCTTCTTCATCATGTGGAAGAAGAAGCTGGTAGTCACAGAATATACAGTAGCGGCACCCATTGACATGGACATACTCATACTCTCAGACCTGCACTCGATGAACTTCGGCGAAGGACAAAGAGAGCTCTTGGACCTTGTGGATAGCCTTGACTTCGACATCATCACCCTACCCGGCGACATCTTCGACGACAGCGTGGACGACGCGAAGGGATACGAGTTTGCGCGTGGCATCAAAAAGTACGAGTGCTACTACATCCTCGGCAACAACGAAGTACTCTCCGGCAAGGCCGAGCAGCACATGAAGAATATGCGCTCCCTCGGTGTACACACACTAGACGACGAGAAGCGCGTCATCACAAAGGATACAAAGCGCATCGCCATCTATGGCTTCACAGACCGCGACGCACTCAGTATGAAGGACCTCGCAGGCATAGTTGAGACCAGTCTTGATAAAGAGAGCGAGACTTATGACTATAGTATAGTACTTGCACATAAACCATTTGCAAGCAAGTACTTTGGAAAGTTCAAGGCAGACCTTGTCATCTGTGGCCACGCACATGGTGGTCAGTGGCGCCTACCTCCTATCAATAACGGAGTCTTTGCGCCAAACCAAGGAATATTTCCTAAGTATGCAGGCGGTGCATATGAGGCGAACGGCAAGTATGAAGTCGTCTCGAGAGGCCTCGCACGCGGACTAAAACTCGTGCCTAGGCTAAACAACCCGCCCGAGATCGTTTTACTACACTTAAGAAAATAATGTTCCACGTGGAACATTTGAAAGGATAGAT comes from Fenollaria sporofastidiosus and encodes:
- a CDS encoding metallophosphoesterase; translation: MIYIILVLLLLAFFIMWKKKLVVTEYTVAAPIDMDILILSDLHSMNFGEGQRELLDLVDSLDFDIITLPGDIFDDSVDDAKGYEFARGIKKYECYYILGNNEVLSGKAEQHMKNMRSLGVHTLDDEKRVITKDTKRIAIYGFTDRDALSMKDLAGIVETSLDKESETYDYSIVLAHKPFASKYFGKFKADLVICGHAHGGQWRLPPINNGVFAPNQGIFPKYAGGAYEANGKYEVVSRGLARGLKLVPRLNNPPEIVLLHLRK